The Malus sylvestris chromosome 8, drMalSylv7.2, whole genome shotgun sequence genomic interval CTATATAAGTGCATCGATGGTTGATCAGGTTGCGAAGATGAAGGCAGAGTACATACCTCCTAGAGAAGATGTTGTGCTGCAAAGCGAAGCGCCGGAGGATGTTTATATCATTGTTTCTGGAGAAGTGGAAATAATTGATTGTGAGATGGAGAGAGAACGAGCTGTTGGGACTTTGCAATCTGGAGACATGGTTGGAGAAGTTACTGCATTTTGTGGTATAGAAGTTGGTAAATTATGCAGACCTCAAACCTTTACGTACCGAACCAAAACACTGTCACAGCTCTTGAGAATAAAAACCACTGCCCTAGTAGAAGCAATGCAGACCAAACCAGAGGACAAAGTACAAATGCTTAAAAACTTCAACCAGGTTAGCGagcatatataattatatatatatatatatatatatatatatatggtataTAATTATCAAGTTAAATATCTTTCTAGAATAAGAAATGAATTAATGACTAAATGTTATATTGCAGCATCACAAAAAGCTTAGGGATCTGAGAGTCGGAGAAATACTGGTTGAGAGTGGAGAGGACGAAGGTGATGACCCAAAGGCGGCATTCAACATGTTGACTGCTGCCAGCAAAGGCGATGCTACTCTTCTTGATGAGCTTCTCAAGGCAAAGTTGGATCCCGATATTGGAGACTTCAAGGGAAGAACTCCCCTGGTATACAATGCCTTTCTAGCCTCAAGTATTTAGATGTTCTGTTAGTGCCAGACAAAATATAATCAAGAAGAACAACATTGACAAGATAAACGAGCTAGTTCATCGTTGTAACAGAAGATATTCACAACTATATCAGTAATATGTTTAAGCAATGAGCCTATCTAGCAGTAGCTAAAACAAGTAGCATGATAAAATAGAAGGACAAGATTGAATTAATTGTTTCTTTTAATGCACCTGCAGCACATAGCAGCATCAAAAGGCCACTACGAATGTGTTTTGGTACTCCTGAAGTATGCTTGTAACGTACATGTAAGAGGTAATTAATATACCTCTGTTTTGCTTTCCCGTATGTCACTCCTATTTTCTGTTCTTAAACTCAACGTCTTTATAATCTGTACACGGCAGATACAAATGGTAACACAGCGTTATGGGATGCCATTGCATCAAAGCACCATTCCATATTCCGAAGTCTCTACTTTTGTGCAGCCATATCTGATCCATACACCGCTGGCGATCTTCTATGCACTGCTGCCAAGAGAAATAATCTAACCGTAATGGAGGAACTCTTGAAGCAGGGATTAAATGTCGACTCAAAGAATCAGCTTGGGAAAACAGCCGTACAAATAGCCATGGAAGAAAACAATGCAGACATGGTAAATTTGCTAGTGATGAACGGTGCAGATGTTACCAATGCACAGAACTGCTTAtttccttcacaaaggttgACCGAAATGCTACAAAAACGAGAGGTTGGACACCGGATTACAGTTCCAGACAGCACAATAAATGAAGTGCCCTTGATGAAGAATGGAGAGCGTAATTCTGGGAGAGAATCCTATGGAGTAAATTGTCCAAGAGTGAGCATATACAGAGGCCATCCTATGGTTAGGAAAACAACATGTTGCAGGGAAGCTGGTAGAGTAATTAGATTGCCACGTTCGCTAGAGGAACTCCGAAACATTGCAGGTAATTTAATTAACAGTAATCCAGTATCAACTGCTAAGTGATTGTGATTCTTCTCAAAACATTGCAGGAAATTGTATATATCATGCTTGATGTTGTTATAGGTGGAAATGATCCATATGGATGCATGCTTAATATATTTACACCAAATGGAAATACGTATTTGGCAAGTGTACGTTGTATGAGATTCTAACATGTTAATTTCATGATCTTAAACAGGTGTAAAGTTTGGATTTGATTCAGGAAATATATTGGTtacagatgaaggaggagcggAAATTGACTCAATAGAAGTGATTCGAGATAATGACAAACTTTTcctagttgaacttgaagacCCAAAGTCTGTCAAACCCTAAATGAAAGTATCTCTGTTAAGGATTCCAATGGCGAGATTGCGAGCAAGTCGAGTTTATTTCTTATGCACAATGGTGAGATATACATGTGATGATAATGAACAAACTATAATGAGTTATTACTCAAAGAAGATGTATTAAATCAGTTGGCATAAGAACAGAAACTCACAGTgggtgtcacatcccagtccgcataaggaggtgggcatgtacatataaggcacatcacctcctCTTCCCTGgatgatgtgggatcttacagtgGGTGCGTCAACTTAAGAACCAGCTTGACTGACAGTTGAATTTGAGAAATGTTTTCAGTCATACATGAATAGGGGAAGTAGTGTGTTTACTACAAGTAGTGTCTTTCTGTTATGCACACCGGCGGAACCACTGTCAGATAAGCAATGCAAGGCAGTGGCAGGGCAGTTAGCCGGCTTCCTTTCAGATTCAACATTACTCTTCACCGTTAATAATCGATGCCGGGTAGAACAAGCTTACCAGTCCCAAACAACTGATGTTTACAGTTTATAACTAAAAGAGGGGTGCTGTCCAAAATGCCAATCCAAATAGGATGATACTTACTTTCCAGCAGCAAAAGCATAGCCAGTTTCTAACGTAACATTCGAGCCACTTGAATTTTCCACCGACGCTTCCTTGGTTCATCTGTATACCCCGTACTACGAAGACCGTCAAGGACAGCTCGTTGGGTAGCCCTGAGTATTTTCTTGCCATCTCTTAAACATTTCATCATAAGCTTCGATGCACAACGGAACCTCGCTGCCTTGCAAAGATTGTGCACCAAGGAAGTGTAGGTAAAAGAATCTTTAGTCTCCATCGATTTGTACATTTCCATCGCACGATCAATTTGACCAGCTTTACACAAGCCATCAATCATGCAGTTGAGGGCAACCAAGTTTTCCCGGAAGCCCATCGTTTTCATATACTGTAAACGTTGTTCAGCACCGATAATATTACCAGCCTTACACATTCCATCAATTATAATTGTGTGGGTATACTTGTCACACACCAGACCTCCATTCTCTATTTCATCCATCAACTTAAAGGCAGCTTCAAACTTACCTTCTCTACAATACATATTAAGCGAAGTGTTATAAGCCGATAAATCGAGTTCAACGCCATTCCTCATTGTCTGTTCCATGCAAGCATTTGCCTCTTCTATCCTCCCAGTCTTAACTAAAGCAGCAACGTCTGTGCCGCATGCAAAGCTATCAAAAGCAGACCCTTTACTCTTCATCTCTGACATAATCTCAAGCCCTTCGTCATACTGCTTAAACTTAAAGCAGCATTTCATAACTGTATTCCTTTAGCATTCTCCTTGCTGGCCCAAATCTGCGCGCCTTGCGTAGCCCGTGGATAAGAATATTGTACGTCACaagttttggaaattttgagttGAAATTTTATTGTCGCCATTAGCCATTCCTAAAAGGTTTCCCACTTTATAAGGTTTTGTCTCTTATAGATGGTGATTAGAGTAATAGACCTTTGAGAATGAAATTAGGCTCAACCTTGGGGTTGGGTTTTGGGGTGTACTAATTAgttgataattaatatataattattttttaattaatttcgaatttaattaaattacttTTGAACAGACTTATCTAAAAATATGAAGTCTGAAGTCAATGAAAAAACACAGAGAGCACAACACCCATCTgaagagatgtctcccaacagtcaGATCTCATTTTCATACCTCTTGTGAACATTCATAATCCCGCTATATATACCTCCATGACatttaaaacacaaaatatcaaattcttCTTCTACATTCCTAAACCTTCTTACTAAGAGAACCACGCATAAATTCACCATAAGTCAGTTTTCCGGTGCTAGAatttgaatcctggtgaagcagacgtccgtagaactacaagcactgagtagagACGAAATTTATGCTTTAAGGACATTGCGgcacgcaagcctcgatcttcaatatTTCTGTTTAATATCATTTCATTGTTCATACACTGTTAAttagttgtttacatttattatttattagcatatataaatttatcacagattgttgacatatatccaaTAACTAACTGGGGAACAAATCCACGACGTTACAAATTCCTAAACAACATAAGAGCAGTATCAATGTATTCATTTTTACAAAGGCCGTTGATCATTATGTTGAACGTAGCCGGATGGGGAGTGAGATTGGTACGTAAAATATCTTGAAATACTCTGTTGGCTTCATCAGGTTTTCCTAACTTAAAGAAACAATGCATCAGAATATTGTAACTCCATAAATTAGGATGTATGCCGGCTCATAACATTTCCTCAAACAGATCCATGGATTGTGATAACAAGCAATTCCTGGTGGCGCCAGATAACAAAGAATTGTATGTAATGACATCTGGACTAATCCCAGCCTCTTTCATTCTATGAACAACAAAATAAGCTGCATCTAAGCTAACAAACTGAGAATAGGCACTGAGCAAAGTATTGTAAGTCAGCGGCGGATCAAGGAAATAATATTATGGGGGTtagtaataaattattttttaacagaaatagcatgcatatcgTCATTTCATCGAGTCTTGGTAGGTCTGAAGTTATTTGGAAAAGGCATACTACACACTTATTAATGCCCCATTTGCGTGGGTAACTAACATGTTCCAAGGCTATTCCCATGTGAATGcttaacaaagaaacacactTATCTTGAACACACTAACATCATTGCATCTCATTAATATGTTTGTCCAAgaatgatgaagctttgttaTTCTCTGAGATCACCATTTCATTTACTTTGTAtttttggataattttttacttggttctttttttttctgcttaCCATTGTAATCATAACCAACAAACAAGTCAGAGGTAAATAATATTAAGACTAGACTGTAAAGGGGCAACACCTCTCTAATGCATTTTATCAACCAGTTGAAGGGCATATATGAATGGCAACTTCAACATTTAAAAGGGCATCACCCAAATCATCTATGAACATTCACCGAAGTTCGGATGATCAGCATTCAAGTTATCCTAAATATTCACTTAAGTTCGAAGGGTCAACTGACCCCTGCTCCTTAATGCATCTGCCCCTGGTAAGTTACCACGTCTGGAGCCAcccttagggctggtttggtattgttgtgctttgaaaaaaactgTTGTAAGAATAAAcagctgtgctgtgagaataagcggctgtaaaataaatcagcagagcgtttggtaaacttttttgtaaaaaagcttttggaaaaaaaagtagtctgatagtgggtcttttcattaaaggagcactgtagctccgtgtgctttgaaaaaaaagccagttttccaaagctacaaatagcagcttcagctttttcctttgatttcagcttattctcacagcagcttccaaaataagccctttttttcaatttaccaaacacctaaaaccctcacagctttttttcataggtgctttttttttaagcacctcactcccaaactaggtcttaaTCTTATGCCGTCAATTATAACGGCTTCTGCTCTCTCCAGTGGCCAGGCCTTACAAAAGGAAGCCATGCAAATGTTCAACAGCCTCGTCGATAATCCAGAAACCATCATGTACATCACGCATAATACCTTCCTACGAGAAACCCGAGCCGGCAATATGTCAAAATACGATGTGTCAACGTACACCCTTTCCTCTTATCAGTACAAAACCAAATATTGTATAAgaaacaatgttttaaaaggctcaCATCAGGGCGCGCTAGGCGTCCTCTGAGGCTGGACGTGAGGGTTGCCGCCTCTATTTTGAAGAAGTGGGCGGAAGGCGTTGCCGGAGCCACCTAGGCACAcctcaaggtttttttttttttttttttttacaaactcccaaacccaaattttgggtagggttttaactgCCTCATATACCTCTTCCTTGCACTATCGTCTCTCTgccttttttctgattttttattatttatataatagaTCTGTGTGCTGTTTGCGTACATTGTTATATGTGTGCTCATTGTGCTTTTCATCCtctgttttctatatatatatatatgtgtgtgtgtgtatatatatatttgtaatatatgtgtgtgctcatggtgattattgattaataatcttttattttttaatataatgtaTGTGTACGCTcaatgtatatattaaaaaatttagataCTGTGACGCTTTGTCTCACGCCTAGGCTAGTTTATCCCTTGGATTCCTCAGCCCACATCTTACGCTTTTAATACATTAATAAGAAAACACGTCAATCTTGAAGCTTTGTTCCCCTTAAAACCCGACATCAGTGGATATAATCGGAAACTGGTAATGCTAATACAGTGGCAGCCGTCAGTGAAACCTCTCCCCCTCCAATGTATTCACAACTGTGGCGGGGAAGCTTTTAGGCAATAAATTTTTGAATAAGGAATCTAAACCAATATCGGCTGTGATAACAAGTCCATCAGACAAAAACGTCCACGAGCTAGAAAGAAATTTTTAGGCAATAATAACATTACAAAGTGATTAACTCATACTAAATACAAATCTAAACTGATAATGTTATCGTTCGATTTGCATAGCATCCTCATCAACAATGTCATGCGAAATGTGACTCTCAAACCATTTTATCAACCATTTTATCAACTGATTTCCCATTGCATTGTACAATCAATTATTCATTGTGTTGGTCGCAGAATACTATGTATGGGCAATTTTTCTTCTTGCATAAAGTCATAACTTTTTTATAattcatttatatttttactATAGAttgattttaaaaacattttcattaaaaacgtTTTTACCTATTTTAAAACAAATACAATGGAAAGATACACAACACCAACTCAAAAGCAACTCAACAGCTAAAAGTGCTTTCGCATAGTGGATTCTATTGCCGAGACACGGTAGGGATTGTCTGTCTCCGAATATACGGAGTTCTAAAAGACGATTGCTTTGATCCAAACAGAGAatccagaaagaaaaaaaaaacccatcaatGGAACAAACTCGAAGAGTAAATTTACAATTCACAGCTCCACAGTAgacaagggagagagagagagtagccGGTGAGAAATCCGAATCCAAAAAATGGAGGTGGACCAAAACAAGAGGCAgcttggtttcctccaattagGAGTTTCAGTGGGAGGAGCGGGAGcgggagagggagggagagctGGAGCCTGGACGCAGGAGACGCTCCTACTCTTGGTCGAGGCGCTGAACACGGTTGCAAGCAGAAGCgctgaagtttttttttttttcttttccattttttatatatatttattttttaaacattttcttCTTACCATTATGAGGAAAAAGGtccgatgattttttttttatttgtaagtggaaaattttaagtttttatttgtaaatgaaaaatttgaagtttgaactTGTGGCTTAATCAAACACTTTTCTTTCTTAATTAAATATAtccttgtattaaaaaaaaaacaataaaaacttcttcttctttgggtATGGGCTGGGCTAGTACTCATAGGTTTTTttaagagagttttaacgaaaaatttatggtactgttcactttaacaaaaaattatatttttactctaaaaagtcaaatttgatactattcactttaccttttttttatccttatcgttaaaactcaaagttttcaaatttttttcattaatttttttttttttaacgtagTTCAGTAATGGCAAATCTATTAATTTGATGTATTTAGTAAATGTCTCCAATAATCCACCAATCACATGCCGTACCTAAATTaatttacacaattttttttatcatttctgtAAAGTGGGTCccataatataatataaaagtAATTTGAGGGAGGATCCTTACCGGATTATTTTTGTGATGATCCTGGAGATGCTCTAATCACATTTGTTCATCGAACATTGTATGGTCAGTTTTCTTCATATgcttttatattcaattttaaataaaaaaattacaatgatttATAATCGTATAATGTACACTAAAAAGATGTGATTTGAGGATTTTCAGAATCATCACAAAGACAATCCAGCGAGGATCCTCACTCAAATAATTTAACTCATGCTTtggaaaaatgaatttaaaatttaacttCAAACTGCCCTGTCAGatgtcaaataaaatttcacaatccaaaaatttaacattttcattttcattagagATGCTTTGAGTTCAAATCTTCTGCACTAGGTGttaatatttaataataaaaaaaattaaaatcaacatagtaaaatgatgaaattaacaacaaaaaaatcataaatctcCCTTAACAACACACGTAACGAAATTAGCAGAATTAAAGTAATGTAaagcgaattttgagttttatataataaaataacgaattttgagtttcagaTAACAAAATCAGATCATAAAATTGAGTTCTAGCCTTCTAGGTGGCAAAGTAGATTGAATTTTGAGTTTCGAAGAGTAAAATGGTAACTTTTGAGTTATAAGCACAAAGAGATATTAAAACTAAGTCTTTGTTTTTTGGGTTAGGACATGCCAACGTGGTTAGTATGTGTGGCGGACATGGTGCAAAGGAATTTTCTTCGGATCTTTTTCACCAAATTCTTCTCTCAATCCATGGATCTTTAAAATTTATTCAAGAGCTACAAAAAAAAGagtattt includes:
- the LOC126632209 gene encoding potassium channel AKT2/3 isoform X3 produces the protein MEFLKFNPHKNLDHPYHQPAAAASYNMKKVCSWNNHTLEQHHQQLQQHKKSHENVNPSSSSSSSELDLRNISKLILPPLGASSYNQTPIQSNGWIVSPMDSRYRCWETFMVVLVAYSAWVYPFEVAFLNTSKSRPLYIADNVVDLFFGADIILTFFVAYVDPRTQLLVHDSKKIAMRFWRLRRAKQLFTRLEKDIRFSYFWVRCARLLSVTVFSVHCAGCLYYLLADRYPHRGKTWIGTVFPNFRETGLWIRYISALYWSMTTMSTVGYGDLHAVNTVEMIFIIFYMLFNLGLTAYLIGNMTNLVVEGTRRTMEFRSSIEAASSFVCRNRLPQRLRDQILAYICLRFKAESLNQQQMLEQFPKSICKSICQHLFFPIVEKVYLFRGVSRETLLHLVAKMKAEYIPPREDVVLQSEAPEDVYIIVSGEVEIIDCEMERERAVGTLQSGDMVGEVTAFCGIEVGKLCRPQTFTYRTKTLSQLLRIKTTALVEAMQTKPEDKVQMLKNFNQHHKKLRDLRVGEILVESGEDEGDDPKAAFNMLTAASKGDATLLDELLKAKLDPDIGDFKGRTPLHIAASKGHYECVLVLLKYACNVHVRDTNGNTALWDAIASKHHSIFRSLYFCAAISDPYTAGDLLCTAAKRNNLTVMEELLKQGLNVDSKNQLGKTAVQIAMEENNADMVNLLVMNGADVTNAQNCLFPSQRLTEMLQKREVGHRITVPDSTINEVPLMKNGERNSGRESYGVNCPRVSIYRGHPMVRKTTCCREAGRVIRLPRSLEELRNIAGVKFGFDSGNILVTDEGGAEIDSIEVIRDNDKLFLVELEDPKSVKP
- the LOC126632209 gene encoding potassium channel AKT2/3 isoform X1, with amino-acid sequence MEFLKFNPHKNLDHPYHQPAAAASYNMKKVCSWNNHTLEQHHQQLQQHKKSHENVNPSSSSSSSELDLRNISKLILPPLGASSYNQTPIQSNGWIVSPMDSRYRCWETFMVVLVAYSAWVYPFEVAFLNTSKSRPLYIADNVVDLFFGADIILTFFVAYVDPRTQLLVHDSKKIAMRYLTTWFLMDLASTLPFEALFLALGKNKLSASYSLLGLLRFWRLRRAKQLFTRLEKDIRFSYFWVRCARLLSVTVFSVHCAGCLYYLLADRYPHRGKTWIGTVFPNFRETGLWIRYISALYWSMTTMSTVGYGDLHAVNTVEMIFIIFYMLFNLGLTAYLIGNMTNLVVEGTRRTMEFRSSIEAASSFVCRNRLPQRLRDQILAYICLRFKAESLNQQQMLEQFPKSICKSICQHLFFPIVEKVYLFRGVSRETLLHLVAKMKAEYIPPREDVVLQSEAPEDVYIIVSGEVEIIDCEMERERAVGTLQSGDMVGEVTAFCGIEVGKLCRPQTFTYRTKTLSQLLRIKTTALVEAMQTKPEDKVQMLKNFNQHHKKLRDLRVGEILVESGEDEGDDPKAAFNMLTAASKGDATLLDELLKAKLDPDIGDFKGRTPLHIAASKGHYECVLVLLKYACNVHVRDTNGNTALWDAIASKHHSIFRSLYFCAAISDPYTAGDLLCTAAKRNNLTVMEELLKQGLNVDSKNQLGKTAVQIAMEENNADMVNLLVMNGADVTNAQNCLFPSQRLTEMLQKREVGHRITVPDSTINEVPLMKNGERNSGRESYGVNCPRVSIYRGHPMVRKTTCCREAGRVIRLPRSLEELRNIAGVKFGFDSGNILVTDEGGAEIDSIEVIRDNDKLFLVELEDPKSVKP
- the LOC126632209 gene encoding potassium channel AKT2/3 isoform X2; its protein translation is MEFLKFNPHKNLDHPYHQPAAAASYNMKKVCSWNNHTLEQHHQQLQQHKKSHENVNPSSSSSSSELDLRNISKLILPPLGASSYNQTPIQSNGWIVSPMDSRYRCWETFMVVLVAYSAWVYPFEVAFLNTSKSRPLYIADNVVDLFFGADIILTFFVAYVDPRTQLLVHDSKKIAMRYLTTWFLMDLASTLPFEALFLALGKNKLSASYSLLGLLRFWRLRRAKQLFTRLEKDIRFSYFWVRCARLLSVTVFSVHCAGCLYYLLADRYPHRGKTWIGTVFPNFRETGLWIRYISALYWSMTTMSTVGYGDLHAVNTVEMIFIIFYMLFNLGLTAYLIGNMTNLVVEGTRRTMEFRSSIEAASSFVCRNRLPQRLRDQILAYICLRFKAESLNQQQMLEQFPKSICKSICQHLFFPIVEKVAKMKAEYIPPREDVVLQSEAPEDVYIIVSGEVEIIDCEMERERAVGTLQSGDMVGEVTAFCGIEVGKLCRPQTFTYRTKTLSQLLRIKTTALVEAMQTKPEDKVQMLKNFNQHHKKLRDLRVGEILVESGEDEGDDPKAAFNMLTAASKGDATLLDELLKAKLDPDIGDFKGRTPLHIAASKGHYECVLVLLKYACNVHVRDTNGNTALWDAIASKHHSIFRSLYFCAAISDPYTAGDLLCTAAKRNNLTVMEELLKQGLNVDSKNQLGKTAVQIAMEENNADMVNLLVMNGADVTNAQNCLFPSQRLTEMLQKREVGHRITVPDSTINEVPLMKNGERNSGRESYGVNCPRVSIYRGHPMVRKTTCCREAGRVIRLPRSLEELRNIAGVKFGFDSGNILVTDEGGAEIDSIEVIRDNDKLFLVELEDPKSVKP